The genomic stretch CGGCTCGCCGGGACTCAGCTGCCGTGCGGCGAGGCCAGTCCCCCGGGGCTAAACCCGCAACGCGTGGCTTAGCTTGGGCCTTCGGCGTGGGGATACCTTGCCATGTCCGCGTAACACATGACCTAGCGTAATCTCATTGCTAAAAACGCGAAAATCTGTGCTTTTTTCATGTGCTATGCGGAGTGTGCCAAGTACAAACCCCGGAATTCGCTCTGTCGTCTTCTCACCACTGTTCCGGCGGAGCGTCATGCCCCCGCACGAGAAGCGCCGTCGCAATCGCAGCGAGCCCCTCGCCGCGGCCGGTGAAACCCATGCGGTCCGAGGTCGTCGCCGACACAGTAACCGGCGCCCCGACCACCTTCGACATCGCCGCCTCCGCCTCCCGCTTACGTGGCGCGAACCGGGGGCGCTGCCCAATAATCTGCACCGAAACATTCTCGATCCGCCAGCCGGCCTCCGTCACGAGCCGCACCGTCTCACCCAGCAGCCGGGCACCGGAGGCGCCCGCCCACTCGGGCCGATCCGTCCCAAAGATGGTACCGAGCTCGCCGATCCCGCTCGCCATGAGCAGGGCGTCGCAAGCCGCATGAGCAGCCACGTCCGCATCCGAATGCCCCGCCAAACCGATCTCACCCGGCCATTCCAGACAGGCCAACCACAACGGACGGTCCGGATCGTACTGATGGGCGTCAAACGAGGTCGCAACGCGGATCGTCACTGGCGCCTCCCAGCGAGAAGCATCTCCGCCACCGCGAGATCCCAGGCAGTCGTCACCTTCATCGCCTCAGCCGCCCCCTCAACGAGCACCACCTGCCCGCCCATCGCCTCGACGAGCGCTGCGTCGTCTGGGGCCGCCGCTTCCGTCGCCCCGCGCGCCTCGCCGGCCCGGTGCGCCTGCCGCAACACGTCCACGCGAAAACCCTGCGGGGTCTGCATTGCCCGCAAATTCTCCCGATCGAGCGTGGCCACGACCCGCTCGGGCGAACCGCCATCAACGGTTTTAATCGTGTCCGTCACAGGCAAAGCCGGCACGACGGCGTCGTAGCCCTCCCGCAGCGCGGCCATCACCCGCTCGATCACCGCGATGGGCGTCAGCGCCCGCGCCGCATCATGAATCAACACAAAATCCGTATCGACGGCCGCCAGCCCGTTCGCCACCGACTCCTGCCGAGTCGCCCCGCCCGGCACGAGCCGCACACCCGAAACCGCTGACTTACCCGAAACCGCCGACTCGCTCTCGAGCGCCGGCTCACCTGAGAGAACCCCTTCACCCGAGAGCGCCGCCTCAAATTCTTCGCGCGCCGCGGCATCGGGCGGGATCGTCACCACGACGTCGTCAATACCCGCCGCACGCACCCCGCGCACCGCATGCACAATCAACGGCACGCCGCCCAGCTCGACGAGCGCCTTCGGCTTGTTCGCCCCGAGCCGCGTGCCGGCCCCCGCGCCCGCCACGATGGCGCTGAAAGTGGGCTGCCGTTTCGATACCATACCGACGACGATGCCGCTACTCGGCCGCCGCGGGCGAGTCCGCATCGGGGTTCTCGACCCCCATAATCTCGTCAAGTAGCGCGTCCGCCTCTTCGTCCGTGATGTCGCGCGCCAAAGCGACTTCCGACCCCAGGATCGCCCGGGCCTGGCCGAGCATCCGCTTCTCGCCCGCCGACAGGCCACGGTCCACGTTGCGCCGCGTCAAATCGCGCACCACCTCGGCCACCTTGTTGACATCGCCCGAGGTGAGCTTCTCACCGTTTGCCTTATAGCGGCGCGACCAGTTCGACGGCTCCTCAACATCTTCCTCACGCAGCACGTCGAACACTTTCTCCAGCTGCTCCTCGTTCGAGACATCCCGGAGCCCGACCTGCTCGATCGACTCCTCCGGCACCTGGATCACAAGATCACCCTGCAAAATTCGCAGCGTCAAATACGTGCGCGTTTCGCCGCGCAGAGTCCTTTCGGAGATGTCCTCAATGTACGCCGCGCCGTGGTGCGGGTAAACGACAGTCTCGCCAACTTTGAATTTCGCCACTGGGTGATCACTCTTTCTTCATAGCCTAGTCACCCATTCTACCATCGCGTTTGCCCCGACATAACGGCTCAATTACGCCATCAGATAACGAGGCGGGCTCACTCCGGCTTCGACACGAGCTTGTACCCCAAGCCGCGCACAGTCAGCAGCGCGGTCGGCTTGGAGGCCGACACTTCGATCTTCGAACGGATCCGCTTCACGTGGACGTCGAGTGTCTTCGAATCACCCATATAGTCCATGCCCCAAATACGGTCGAGAATCTGCCCGCGCGTGAGCACCCGATCCGGATTTTGCATGAACATCTCAAGCAGCTCGAATTCACGCAACGGCATCTTGACCTCTTCGCCATCCACGCGTACCACGTGCGCATCCTGATCCATTTCGATCCGGCCCACACGCAGCACGTCGCCGTCCTCGTCGTCCTCCGGCACGTCCGACATGCGCCGCAAAATCGCTCGAATCCGAGCCACGAGCTCCCGGTACGAATACGGCTTAGTCACGTAGTCATCGGCACCGATCTCGAGCCCGACCACCTTGTCGATCTCCGAATCCTTCGCCGTCAACATAATGATCGGCACGCTCGACTTTTGCCGAATCTGGCGGCACACTTCGTTACCGCTCATCCCCGGCAGCATAAGGTCAAGCACGATCAAGTCCGGCTCGGAATCCGCAAACGCTTCCAGCGCGCTCGGCCCGTCGGCCGCCGTCGTCACCTTAAAACCGTCGCGCTCCAAATTAAACTCGAGCGTCTCCCGGTACGTCGGTTCATCTTCAACAACAAGAATGTGTGTCATCGTTACTCTCCATCGGGCCTACGTGTCCACCCTATCCGCAATTCGCGCCGGAGAAGACGCCGATACGGCTTCCACCTGCGGCTGGAATGCGGCCGGCAGGATCATCGTGAACGTCGAACCCTGCCCCTTCTTACTCCACAACTTAATCCGCCCGCCATGATCAGCGGTCACATGTTTGACGATACTCAGCCCCAGGCCAGAGCCGCCCGTCTCCCGTGAACGTGCCTGATCCCCGCGGTAAAACCGTTCAAAAATACGCTCGTGCGCCGCGGGATCGATGCCTTCTCCGGCGTCGACGACGGCGATATGCACCTCGCCCGAATCCTCGCTCGTCGCCACCGACACCCGGCCGTGCTGACGGGAATACCGCACAGCGTTGTCGAGCAGGTTGCGCACCGCCGTCGTTAACAACCCCCGGTCGCCGTACACGCGCAAGCATGGTTGGCCGCCCGTCACGATGGTCACGTTGCGAGCCTCGGCCTCCACGCGCACTCGGTCCACGGCTTCGCGGACGATGTCGTCCACCTCCACAAACTCCGAATCGGCGAGCACATTCGAATCCTGTAGGCGCGAGAGCTGAATGATCTCCTGCACCAGGTTCGCCAGCCGATCCGATTCAACCACGAGCTTTTGGGCGAACTTTCGCACATGCT from Trueperella bialowiezensis encodes the following:
- the ispF gene encoding 2-C-methyl-D-erythritol 2,4-cyclodiphosphate synthase, which gives rise to MTIRVATSFDAHQYDPDRPLWLACLEWPGEIGLAGHSDADVAAHAACDALLMASGIGELGTIFGTDRPEWAGASGARLLGETVRLVTEAGWRIENVSVQIIGQRPRFAPRKREAEAAMSKVVGAPVTVSATTSDRMGFTGRGEGLAAIATALLVRGHDAPPEQW
- the ispD gene encoding 2-C-methyl-D-erythritol 4-phosphate cytidylyltransferase; translation: MVSKRQPTFSAIVAGAGAGTRLGANKPKALVELGGVPLIVHAVRGVRAAGIDDVVVTIPPDAAAREEFEAALSGEGVLSGEPALESESAVSGKSAVSGVRLVPGGATRQESVANGLAAVDTDFVLIHDAARALTPIAVIERVMAALREGYDAVVPALPVTDTIKTVDGGSPERVVATLDRENLRAMQTPQGFRVDVLRQAHRAGEARGATEAAAPDDAALVEAMGGQVVLVEGAAEAMKVTTAWDLAVAEMLLAGRRQ
- a CDS encoding CarD family transcriptional regulator; protein product: MAKFKVGETVVYPHHGAAYIEDISERTLRGETRTYLTLRILQGDLVIQVPEESIEQVGLRDVSNEEQLEKVFDVLREEDVEEPSNWSRRYKANGEKLTSGDVNKVAEVVRDLTRRNVDRGLSAGEKRMLGQARAILGSEVALARDITDEEADALLDEIMGVENPDADSPAAAE
- a CDS encoding response regulator transcription factor, with translation MTHILVVEDEPTYRETLEFNLERDGFKVTTAADGPSALEAFADSEPDLIVLDLMLPGMSGNEVCRQIRQKSSVPIIMLTAKDSEIDKVVGLEIGADDYVTKPYSYRELVARIRAILRRMSDVPEDDEDGDVLRVGRIEMDQDAHVVRVDGEEVKMPLREFELLEMFMQNPDRVLTRGQILDRIWGMDYMGDSKTLDVHVKRIRSKIEVSASKPTALLTVRGLGYKLVSKPE
- a CDS encoding sensor histidine kinase — protein: MFDGLAFGLGILVGVLVAGAGLVAYWFSQRQWESDDEPVVESADTGAVALLAALPQSYIVVGADDDILRASSISYAYGLIRNGQLCEELRELVQRAQDEGEVSDLELRLVRREENRSELRLWVRAAPLSGDQALILFEDNTEKRRLEETRRDFVANVSHELKTPVGAIGLLAETIGQVADEPEHVRKFAQKLVVESDRLANLVQEIIQLSRLQDSNVLADSEFVEVDDIVREAVDRVRVEAEARNVTIVTGGQPCLRVYGDRGLLTTAVRNLLDNAVRYSRQHGRVSVATSEDSGEVHIAVVDAGEGIDPAAHERIFERFYRGDQARSRETGGSGLGLSIVKHVTADHGGRIKLWSKKGQGSTFTMILPAAFQPQVEAVSASSPARIADRVDT